From the genome of Thermoleophilaceae bacterium, one region includes:
- a CDS encoding PIN domain-containing protein: protein MSALLLDASVWLAALDPDDAYHRDAAQLIEGSVERGAALAALDLTLYEVADVATARWRSPGDAQRLVELVHAACPGTLERVDGDLLAEAAAIGARHQISLYEAAHAACARRRGWTLVSTDVAGVARPGLAI, encoded by the coding sequence GTGAGCGCGCTCCTGCTCGATGCCAGCGTCTGGCTGGCTGCGCTCGATCCGGACGACGCCTACCACCGCGACGCCGCGCAGCTCATCGAGGGAAGCGTGGAGCGCGGCGCCGCGCTCGCGGCGCTGGACCTGACGCTGTACGAGGTAGCCGACGTCGCCACCGCGCGCTGGCGCTCGCCGGGCGATGCGCAGCGACTCGTCGAGCTCGTGCACGCGGCCTGCCCCGGGACGCTGGAGCGCGTCGACGGGGACCTGCTCGCGGAGGCCGCAGCCATCGGCGCCCGGCACCAGATTTCGCTCTACGAAGCGGCGCATGCCGCCTGCGCGCGCCGCCGTGGCTGGACGCTGGTGAGCACCGACGTGGCGGGCGTGGCGCGGCCCGGCCTCGCCATCTGA
- a CDS encoding ribbon-helix-helix protein, CopG family has protein sequence MAKVMISLPDAFLARLDAYAGRRGTTRSGLLRELAERELAADAVERLGTIRELLGAAAPHGGANAAHVREQRRAP, from the coding sequence GTGGCGAAGGTCATGATCAGCCTGCCCGACGCATTCCTCGCCCGCCTCGACGCCTACGCGGGCCGGCGCGGCACCACGCGAAGCGGGCTCCTGCGCGAGCTTGCGGAGCGGGAGCTCGCCGCCGATGCCGTCGAGCGGCTCGGCACGATTCGTGAGCTGCTGGGCGCAGCGGCTCCCCATGGCGGAGCCAACGCGGCGCATGTCCGCGAGCAGCGGCGCGCGCCGTGA
- a CDS encoding S8 family serine peptidase, which translates to MGIARTLSACLVVAALVAAAPPVAGAAPRTPVPGQEFVPGEVVVRFKPGVSARDRSRARARGDARVEDVLSVPRVQLLELEPGRSVAEAVESFRGDPAIEYAEPNGIARAQELPDDPLFGDLWGLPAIGAPAAWDVTTGDSSVVVGVVDTGIAPDHPDLSAHLVAGKDFVHDDDLPGDLDGHGTHVAGTIGAIGNNGTGVTGVAQQVGLMPLRVLDHTGSGSWADVAEAFTYAASQGVKIVNASLGGGYSSTVRAAVENAPGTLFVVAAGNDGFDVDAAGNHAYPCELDSPNVLCVAASDHADARASFSNWGATSVDIAAPGLGTKSTYPGVSRPLDERFESGLGAWTTDGNWDTSADAASEGSFGLADSPGGNYQDGSDTWVRTASPVSVGTDCQLIFDLRLDVASNGGDRFFVEASESTGGPWTKLYERNADTSGWDTVALDLRGHSGVPDFYGAQAHLRFRLSSDGSIVADGASVDWAEVTCHGGEAYRSLSGTSMAAPHVAGAAALLLSHSPGLSAVELRSAILSSGDAVSWAQPTVTGRRLDVANALAAAAGLSGQDGGSDPPPPPPPAPPPPAAQPAPPAPAPQPGGSTTGGGGGSGHAATEDDDPPAVRLRFARSQRLRRMRRAGLRTRIRCDRACRVNARLYARSRSGRRVLVGRGSRGTRRAGSATLVVRLSRRGRSMLARGKRRQRLTLSLSAADRAGNRARLAKRVALRR; encoded by the coding sequence GTGGGGATCGCCCGCACCCTTTCCGCATGCCTGGTGGTCGCAGCGCTGGTCGCCGCGGCGCCGCCCGTGGCGGGCGCAGCGCCACGCACGCCGGTTCCCGGGCAGGAGTTCGTGCCGGGCGAGGTGGTCGTCCGCTTCAAGCCCGGCGTGAGCGCGCGGGACCGCTCGCGGGCCCGGGCCCGGGGCGACGCCCGCGTGGAGGACGTGCTCTCGGTCCCCCGCGTCCAGCTGCTCGAGCTCGAACCGGGACGGTCGGTGGCCGAGGCGGTGGAGAGCTTCAGGGGCGACCCGGCGATCGAGTACGCCGAGCCCAACGGCATCGCTCGCGCGCAGGAGCTGCCGGACGACCCGCTGTTCGGCGACCTCTGGGGCCTTCCCGCGATAGGGGCGCCCGCCGCGTGGGACGTCACCACGGGCGACAGCAGCGTCGTCGTGGGCGTGGTGGACACGGGCATCGCGCCCGACCACCCGGATCTCTCGGCCCACCTCGTGGCCGGCAAGGACTTCGTCCACGACGACGACCTGCCCGGCGACCTCGACGGGCACGGGACCCATGTCGCGGGCACGATCGGGGCGATCGGCAACAACGGCACCGGGGTGACCGGCGTGGCGCAGCAGGTGGGGCTGATGCCCCTGCGCGTGCTCGACCACACCGGCTCCGGCTCGTGGGCCGACGTGGCCGAGGCGTTCACCTACGCGGCGAGCCAGGGAGTGAAGATCGTGAACGCGAGCCTGGGCGGTGGCTACTCGAGCACGGTGAGGGCCGCGGTGGAGAACGCGCCGGGCACGCTGTTCGTGGTGGCCGCGGGCAACGACGGGTTCGACGTCGACGCCGCCGGCAACCACGCCTATCCCTGCGAGCTGGACTCCCCGAACGTCCTGTGCGTGGCCGCGAGCGACCACGCCGACGCGCGCGCGTCGTTCTCCAACTGGGGCGCGACGTCGGTGGACATCGCCGCGCCGGGCCTCGGTACGAAGAGCACCTACCCCGGCGTGTCGAGGCCGCTGGACGAGCGCTTCGAGTCCGGGCTCGGCGCCTGGACGACGGACGGGAACTGGGACACCTCCGCCGACGCGGCAAGCGAAGGATCGTTCGGGCTCGCCGACTCGCCCGGCGGGAACTACCAGGACGGCTCCGACACGTGGGTCCGCACGGCGAGCCCGGTGTCCGTCGGCACGGACTGCCAGCTCATATTCGACCTCCGGCTCGACGTCGCCTCCAACGGCGGCGACCGGTTCTTCGTCGAGGCATCCGAGAGCACCGGCGGTCCATGGACCAAGCTGTACGAGCGAAACGCGGATACGTCCGGCTGGGACACGGTTGCGCTCGACCTCAGGGGTCATTCCGGCGTCCCTGACTTCTACGGCGCCCAGGCCCATCTGCGCTTCCGGCTGAGCAGCGACGGGTCGATCGTCGCCGACGGCGCGTCGGTGGACTGGGCCGAGGTCACCTGCCACGGGGGTGAGGCCTACCGCTCCCTCAGCGGCACCTCGATGGCCGCCCCGCACGTGGCCGGAGCGGCCGCGCTGCTGCTGTCGCACTCTCCCGGACTGTCGGCGGTGGAGCTGCGGAGCGCGATCCTCTCGAGCGGCGACGCCGTCTCGTGGGCCCAGCCGACCGTCACCGGACGGCGCCTCGATGTTGCCAACGCGCTCGCGGCCGCCGCGGGGCTCAGCGGCCAGGACGGCGGAAGCGACCCTCCGCCGCCGCCCCCGCCGGCGCCCCCGCCACCGGCTGCACAACCCGCGCCGCCGGCCCCTGCTCCGCAGCCCGGCGGCTCGACGACGGGCGGCGGTGGCGGATCCGGCCATGCCGCGACGGAGGACGACGACCCGCCGGCCGTGCGGCTGCGCTTCGCGCGCTCGCAGCGGCTCCGGCGCATGCGGCGTGCCGGGCTGCGCACGCGCATACGCTGCGACAGGGCCTGCCGCGTCAACGCTCGGCTGTACGCGCGGTCGCGCTCAGGCAGGCGAGTGCTGGTGGGGCGTGGGTCACGCGGAACCCGGAGGGCGGGCTCCGCGACGCTGGTCGTGCGCCTGTCGCGGCGGGGGCGCTCGATGCTCGCGCGCGGCAAGCGGCGCCAGCGGCTCACACTCAGCCTGTCCGCGGCCGACCGCGCCGGCAACCGCGCCCGCCTCGCCAAGCGCGTCGCGCTGCGACGCTAG
- a CDS encoding glycosyltransferase family 4 protein has product MTRVLILSWEYPPLIEGGLARHVRKLSENLVRHGVEVHVLTRGHEESPDEEETGYGVFVHRVREPERPRELGEFVTWVEHMNADMLAAGVELGDRFSFDVVHGHDWLVAGAGDHLAKRFRCPLAVTIHATEYGRHQGWVDKHPQSHIHGVERWMANRADHVITCSSYMREHVSDIYGIDERAVRVIPNGIDPSELVPVDDLDMLRSRYAEPGDKLVLLVGRLVYEKGFQLALEALPGLIQRVGNVRFIVAGSGTHEQELREQAVELGLMEHGTFLGWIGDDVLHSLYRIADLTVVPSIYEPFGLVALEAMASGCPCLVADTGGLREVVPNEDVGLRFVSRDPDSLGQMAERLLTDAALRDRLVDEAMEHVLGFDWYDVARQVAGVYSELGRRHSRV; this is encoded by the coding sequence GTGACCCGCGTCCTGATCCTCTCCTGGGAGTACCCCCCGCTCATCGAGGGTGGGCTGGCGCGGCACGTGCGCAAGCTGTCCGAGAACCTCGTCCGCCACGGAGTCGAGGTGCACGTCCTCACGCGCGGTCACGAGGAGTCGCCCGACGAGGAGGAGACCGGCTACGGCGTCTTCGTCCACCGTGTCCGCGAGCCCGAGCGCCCGCGCGAGCTGGGCGAGTTCGTCACCTGGGTGGAGCACATGAACGCCGACATGCTGGCCGCCGGGGTGGAGCTGGGCGACCGCTTCTCCTTCGACGTCGTGCATGGGCACGACTGGCTCGTGGCCGGCGCGGGCGACCATCTGGCCAAGCGCTTCCGCTGCCCGCTCGCCGTCACCATCCACGCCACCGAGTACGGCCGCCACCAGGGCTGGGTGGACAAGCATCCGCAGTCCCACATCCACGGCGTCGAGCGCTGGATGGCCAACCGCGCCGACCACGTGATCACGTGTTCCTCCTACATGCGCGAGCACGTGTCCGACATCTACGGGATCGACGAGCGCGCGGTCAGGGTGATCCCCAACGGCATCGACCCGTCCGAGCTCGTGCCGGTGGACGACCTCGACATGCTCCGCTCGCGCTACGCCGAGCCCGGCGACAAGCTCGTGCTGCTCGTGGGCCGGCTGGTGTACGAGAAGGGCTTCCAGCTCGCCCTGGAGGCGCTGCCCGGGCTCATCCAGCGCGTGGGCAACGTGCGCTTCATCGTTGCCGGCTCGGGCACGCACGAGCAGGAGCTGCGCGAGCAGGCGGTGGAGCTCGGACTGATGGAGCACGGCACCTTCCTCGGTTGGATCGGCGACGACGTGCTGCACTCGCTCTACCGGATCGCCGACCTCACCGTGGTCCCCTCGATCTACGAGCCCTTCGGCCTCGTGGCGCTCGAGGCCATGGCGTCGGGTTGCCCCTGCCTGGTGGCCGACACCGGCGGCCTGCGCGAGGTCGTGCCCAACGAGGACGTGGGCCTGCGCTTCGTCTCCCGCGACCCGGACTCCCTGGGCCAGATGGCCGAGCGCCTGCTCACCGACGCCGCGCTGCGCGACCGCCTGGTGGACGAGGCGATGGAGCACGTGCTCGGCTTCGACTGGTACGACGTCGCGCGCCAGGTGGCGGGCGTGTACTCGGAGCTGGGCCGCCGGCACTCGCGGGTGTAG